The following proteins are encoded in a genomic region of Lactiplantibacillus plantarum:
- a CDS encoding zinc-binding dehydrogenase produces MDYQTEDFTELVHDVDLVVNLTGAQTLAASYQVVKRGGRLVSVNGVPDKKQAAALGITAVYALGDLSEDARKAILDLYQQGQLTVTVSKAYPFTLAAVKQAHLDFEQGGNQGKRVIVFDQETTNV; encoded by the coding sequence ATTGATTATCAAACTGAAGATTTTACAGAATTAGTTCACGACGTTGATCTTGTGGTGAATTTGACGGGCGCACAAACCTTAGCCGCTAGTTACCAGGTGGTGAAACGGGGTGGCCGCTTGGTCTCGGTTAACGGGGTGCCAGATAAGAAACAAGCAGCAGCGCTTGGAATTACGGCAGTCTATGCACTTGGCGATCTTTCAGAGGATGCTCGCAAGGCTATTCTTGACTTGTATCAGCAAGGTCAATTAACGGTCACTGTTTCGAAGGCCTACCCATTTACGCTCGCCGCGGTCAAACAGGCCCATCTTGATTTTGAACAGGGTGGTAATCAAGGTAAACGGGTAATTGTCTTTGACCAGGAAACGACCAATGTTTAG
- a CDS encoding MFS transporter gives MTKRRMAIATIALLIANFMGGLDATIVNTALPAITSDLNGIRLIGWISSIFLLGTAVTTVLWGRVGELIGNKLTFQISVVLFIISSVVGGLSTNMVMLIIARAFMGIGAGGMVSIPFIIYADLYENPAERARALGWVTAFYTLSTVVGPLIGGWLVDTLSWHWVFFINLPIGIISLLLLQFSYRESEHEATQKRFDYLGSGLLIVTLIVLLFASDAIAPNLTQALVLLVIGLILMVIFYQVEKRQKNALVPTELLKNWRIQSQNVIMFLINGFFIGYSVYAPMWSQGLLGTSATLGGLTQIAGSILLLVGTRYTAHLMVKMPYKRIVMFGILSVLLSALSMVMATQFAPYWWLLVSGGFNGLGMGLSFTPMQVSLQDGVRRDLISVSTTFGLLFRTLGQTFMSSIFGAILSISTASQIGGKITTQMINKLTDASSARSLPQNLLPQLRTILFNGMHLIMVIGLILVVIAFVINLTRKEPAKQPR, from the coding sequence ATGACAAAAAGAAGAATGGCAATCGCAACGATTGCGTTGTTAATTGCGAATTTTATGGGTGGCTTAGATGCTACCATTGTTAATACTGCATTACCGGCAATTACCAGTGATTTAAATGGGATTCGCCTGATTGGCTGGATCAGCTCAATCTTTTTATTAGGGACAGCAGTTACGACGGTTTTATGGGGCCGAGTGGGTGAATTGATTGGTAATAAGCTCACCTTCCAAATTTCGGTTGTGCTATTTATCATTAGTTCGGTAGTTGGTGGTTTGTCTACTAATATGGTCATGTTAATTATTGCCCGAGCCTTTATGGGAATTGGCGCTGGTGGAATGGTTTCCATCCCATTTATCATTTATGCGGACTTATATGAAAATCCTGCTGAACGAGCACGAGCCTTGGGATGGGTCACGGCGTTTTATACGTTATCCACCGTTGTCGGTCCCTTGATTGGTGGCTGGCTCGTAGACACATTGTCTTGGCATTGGGTATTCTTTATTAACTTACCCATTGGAATTATCTCACTCCTGTTATTGCAATTCTCTTACCGTGAGAGTGAGCATGAAGCTACTCAAAAACGATTTGATTATTTAGGATCAGGACTGTTGATTGTAACCCTGATTGTTTTACTGTTTGCTAGTGACGCAATCGCTCCAAATTTAACTCAAGCGTTGGTTTTACTGGTAATTGGTTTGATCTTAATGGTTATTTTTTACCAAGTTGAAAAACGGCAAAAAAATGCATTGGTACCCACTGAATTACTGAAAAATTGGCGTATCCAATCGCAAAATGTCATCATGTTTCTGATTAACGGTTTCTTCATCGGTTATAGTGTCTACGCACCAATGTGGTCACAGGGACTGTTAGGTACTAGTGCCACGTTAGGTGGTTTGACCCAGATTGCTGGTTCGATCCTATTATTGGTGGGGACAAGGTATACTGCTCATTTGATGGTAAAAATGCCGTATAAACGAATCGTTATGTTTGGAATCCTTAGTGTTTTACTATCAGCATTATCGATGGTGATGGCGACCCAATTTGCGCCTTATTGGTGGTTATTAGTTAGTGGTGGCTTTAATGGTTTGGGAATGGGCTTATCGTTTACACCAATGCAAGTTTCACTACAGGATGGCGTTCGACGAGATCTAATTAGTGTTTCAACAACTTTCGGGTTGTTATTCAGAACACTTGGTCAAACGTTTATGTCTTCAATTTTTGGTGCGATTTTGAGCATTAGTACTGCTAGCCAGATTGGTGGGAAAATTACGACGCAGATGATCAATAAGTTAACGGATGCAAGTTCGGCACGCTCGTTACCACAGAACTTGTTACCACAGCTCCGCACCATTTTATTTAATGGTATGCATTTAATTATGGTGATTGGTTTGATTTTGGTGGTCATTGCGTTTGTAATTAATCTGACTCGCAAAGAACCTGCCAAGCAACCACGGTAA
- a CDS encoding Ldh family oxidoreductase, which produces MVKRYNSKKIEQLIYNIYKGYGFTEEESQEVAHMLIYTDLIGIESHGVQRMIMYDDFIRNGKIRVHNRPEVVKETDVSAVVDAHFGLGQLNGIYSMRLAIEKAKQHGIGIVTTRNSGHYGIAGYYANMAAEEGLIGLSSCNSRSAMLPTHATKALVGTNPIAFAMPANPNTFIFDAATTTVPQGKIEVYRKLGKDMPALWVAKDGETPVNSHNDTKDLDALRDLDSNVGLAPLGGVTEDTGSHKGFGLGVIVEVFTAILSMGNTSNEITPDDLSMGPCQSFVAIDPSIFGDKDAIIAKFSAYLQAIRDLPSVPGKPVIVAGDKEAAAYQDRSANGIEIDDKTLAEVTGIAKRLGIDYAQYVD; this is translated from the coding sequence ATGGTAAAACGATACAATAGCAAAAAAATTGAACAACTGATTTACAATATTTACAAAGGTTACGGCTTTACCGAAGAAGAAAGCCAAGAAGTCGCCCACATGTTGATCTACACCGATTTGATTGGCATTGAATCCCATGGCGTCCAGCGAATGATCATGTATGACGACTTCATTCGTAACGGTAAGATTCGCGTACATAATCGGCCAGAAGTTGTTAAAGAAACCGATGTTAGTGCGGTCGTTGACGCGCACTTTGGCTTGGGTCAATTGAACGGTATCTATAGCATGCGCCTAGCCATTGAAAAAGCAAAACAACACGGTATCGGTATCGTTACGACTCGTAACTCCGGTCACTATGGTATTGCAGGTTACTATGCCAACATGGCTGCCGAAGAAGGTCTGATTGGCCTGTCGTCGTGCAATTCACGTTCAGCGATGTTACCCACTCATGCTACCAAAGCATTGGTCGGCACCAACCCAATTGCCTTTGCCATGCCAGCCAACCCGAACACATTTATCTTCGACGCGGCCACAACGACGGTGCCACAAGGTAAAATTGAAGTTTATCGTAAATTAGGTAAAGATATGCCCGCATTATGGGTCGCTAAGGATGGCGAAACGCCCGTTAATAGCCATAACGATACCAAAGACTTGGATGCCCTCCGTGATTTAGATTCCAATGTTGGTTTAGCTCCATTAGGTGGCGTTACCGAAGACACCGGTAGCCACAAAGGGTTCGGTCTCGGTGTCATCGTCGAGGTTTTCACAGCAATCCTTTCAATGGGCAACACCTCCAACGAAATTACTCCGGACGACCTTTCCATGGGCCCTTGTCAGAGCTTTGTCGCCATCGACCCTTCAATCTTTGGTGATAAGGATGCCATTATTGCTAAGTTTTCAGCTTACTTGCAAGCCATTCGCGACCTACCATCCGTTCCCGGCAAACCAGTCATCGTTGCCGGCGATAAGGAAGCTGCCGCGTATCAAGACCGGTCAGCTAACGGCATCGAGATTGATGACAAGACACTCGCAGAAGTTACCGGAATCGCCAAGCGACTAGGGATCGACTACGCGCAATATGTTGATTAA
- a CDS encoding type 1 glutamine amidotransferase family protein: MKTALFLMLDQYADWEASYLASQLNQSTDWQVKTTSTTPLVTSIGGFTTKVDYQLDCLPTIDLLILIGGNSWNINNSLLYSLVQQHLNASKPVGAICGAVDYLAQNGFLTGYQHTGNSLAMWHNYPNYQNSADFHEQQVISDKNLVTANGTAALAFTAAVLQLIHFQSSEELTRTIDLYRLEFYQYCQKYGNPFG, from the coding sequence ATGAAAACTGCATTATTTCTAATGCTAGATCAATACGCAGATTGGGAAGCTTCTTATCTAGCTAGTCAATTAAATCAAAGCACTGACTGGCAAGTTAAAACGACTTCAACAACACCATTGGTTACGTCAATTGGTGGCTTCACCACTAAAGTTGACTATCAACTGGATTGTTTACCAACTATTGACTTATTAATCCTAATTGGTGGTAACTCTTGGAATATCAATAATTCATTATTATATTCACTAGTTCAGCAACACCTCAATGCCTCAAAACCAGTTGGCGCAATCTGTGGTGCGGTAGATTACTTAGCCCAAAACGGTTTTTTAACTGGTTATCAGCATACCGGCAATTCACTGGCGATGTGGCACAATTATCCTAACTATCAAAACTCAGCCGACTTTCATGAACAGCAAGTCATTAGCGACAAGAATCTAGTCACAGCTAACGGCACAGCGGCACTGGCATTTACTGCCGCCGTTTTACAACTAATTCATTTTCAATCTAGTGAAGAACTAACCCGAACTATCGATCTATACCGCTTAGAATTTTACCAATACTGTCAAAAATATGGTAATCCGTTCGGCTAA
- a CDS encoding glucosaminidase domain-containing protein — MKGSYHGHSIEMPTTEYLNGEDVTIEATFRKYPDWATSIVDHGAFLNQNSRYRNLLGVKNYSTVAWDLQNDGYATAPNYATSLINAIQDYDLQEWDQEAFTGNTGSTTTTTGNHRSGTYTFIQNSNIQTEPSLSAPIIGVYYPGDVVNYTGQIKAEGYTWL, encoded by the coding sequence ATCAAAGGCTCATATCATGGTCATTCTATTGAAATGCCAACAACAGAATATTTAAATGGCGAAGACGTAACGATTGAGGCTACCTTTCGAAAATACCCAGACTGGGCAACTAGTATTGTTGATCATGGCGCATTCCTTAATCAAAATTCTCGTTACCGTAATTTGCTTGGAGTAAAAAATTATTCGACCGTTGCATGGGATTTGCAAAACGATGGCTACGCAACGGCACCTAACTATGCCACTTCATTAATTAATGCCATTCAAGATTACGATCTGCAGGAATGGGATCAAGAAGCCTTTACGGGCAATACTGGTTCGACAACTACAACCACCGGTAACCACAGGTCCGGCACTTATACCTTTATTCAGAATTCGAATATCCAGACAGAACCATCCTTATCTGCACCTATCATTGGTGTTTATTATCCTGGGGACGTGGTTAATTACACAGGTCAGATTAAAGCTGAAGGATATACTTGGTTATAA
- a CDS encoding TetR/AcrR family transcriptional regulator yields MQVSQYQDLRVQRTINSIYDAFKRLICEKEYSKITVTELAKMAQINKKTFYRYYPTLDDLLIELQTRYSQAYLKEIGNLQYPRDLAKSVEAFFTYSATQGEAYDRITTCSVGSYVGIRQQMINEVMTKTWGQSQEFNQLADWKQRILLDFVEQTGLKVYTTWVATGKKEPLEAVISAATELMQGGVEQYLKLEQ; encoded by the coding sequence ATGCAAGTGAGTCAATATCAAGATTTACGTGTTCAGCGAACAATCAATAGTATTTACGATGCTTTTAAACGGTTAATTTGCGAAAAAGAATATTCAAAAATTACAGTGACCGAATTGGCTAAGATGGCCCAGATCAACAAAAAAACATTTTATCGGTATTATCCGACTTTAGATGATTTACTGATTGAATTACAGACGCGATACTCTCAAGCCTATCTAAAAGAGATTGGTAATTTACAATATCCACGAGATCTAGCAAAAAGTGTGGAAGCTTTTTTCACCTATTCCGCTACTCAGGGTGAGGCATATGATCGAATTACGACGTGCTCAGTGGGGTCTTACGTTGGCATTCGGCAACAAATGATCAACGAAGTCATGACTAAAACTTGGGGCCAGTCCCAGGAGTTTAATCAGCTTGCGGATTGGAAACAAAGAATTTTACTAGATTTTGTGGAGCAGACGGGACTGAAGGTTTATACAACTTGGGTTGCAACTGGTAAGAAAGAACCCCTTGAAGCAGTTATTAGCGCTGCTACCGAATTAATGCAAGGCGGTGTAGAACAGTATTTAAAATTAGAGCAGTGA
- a CDS encoding nuclear transport factor 2 family protein encodes MMDIQEVSDRLALKQVVDLFSNYSDTKENEKQVQLFLPNGKVNIINDGKVTFTLNGRQEILNAFSSSMDDYSAVFHMSGQQTVSFTDATHADGIAYNYVTLVKTNEQGQTVTTNEGVRYQDKYGKVDGQWYIAERNSNFIWHTEDVK; translated from the coding sequence ATGATGGATATTCAAGAAGTTTCAGATCGGTTAGCTTTAAAGCAGGTTGTTGATTTATTTTCAAATTACTCAGACACTAAAGAAAATGAGAAGCAGGTTCAACTCTTTTTACCAAACGGTAAAGTAAATATTATTAATGATGGTAAAGTTACGTTTACGCTGAATGGGCGTCAGGAAATTCTGAACGCTTTCAGTTCTTCAATGGACGATTACTCAGCTGTCTTTCATATGAGTGGACAACAAACCGTTAGTTTCACGGACGCAACCCATGCGGATGGCATTGCTTATAATTACGTTACGCTGGTTAAAACCAATGAGCAAGGTCAAACGGTGACGACTAATGAAGGGGTCCGTTATCAAGATAAGTACGGAAAAGTCGATGGTCAGTGGTATATTGCAGAACGGAATTCTAACTTCATTTGGCATACGGAGGACGTGAAATAA
- a CDS encoding SH3 domain-containing protein, whose protein sequence is MRNVSGTYTFTENTNIRTAPSLSAPVVGTYYPGDSVTYTGQVNAEGYIWLQYLSGSGNTRYVAMSGTSAQYNTNNISGTFTFTQQTNIRTAPSTSASIVGVYYPGDSVIYNAQITADGYTWLQYISGSGTLRYAVM, encoded by the coding sequence ATGAGAAATGTATCTGGCACTTATACATTTACTGAGAACACAAACATTCGGACTGCACCTTCACTATCGGCACCCGTTGTCGGTACTTACTATCCTGGTGATTCAGTTACTTACACAGGTCAAGTTAACGCTGAGGGATATATCTGGTTACAGTATCTTTCCGGCTCTGGCAATACGCGTTACGTTGCAATGAGTGGCACCTCAGCACAATACAATACCAACAATATTTCGGGTACTTTTACCTTTACTCAACAAACCAACATCCGAACTGCACCATCAACGTCAGCGTCAATAGTTGGGGTCTACTACCCCGGTGACTCTGTTATTTATAACGCCCAGATTACTGCTGACGGTTACACTTGGTTACAATACATTTCTGGCTCTGGCACCCTCCGCTATGCAGTAATGTAA
- a CDS encoding 2,3-diphosphoglycerate-dependent phosphoglycerate mutase produces the protein MAKLVLIRHGQSEWNLSNQFTGWVDVDLSEKGVEEAKAAGQKVKEAGLEFDYAFTSVLTRAIKTLHYVLEESDQLWIPETKTWRLNERHYGALQGLNKKETAEKYGDDQVHIWRRSYDVLPPLLSADDEGSAVNDRRYADLDPNIVPGGENLKVTLERVMPFWEDQIAPKLLDGKNVIIAAHGNSLRALSKYIEQISDDDIMDLEMATGEPVVYDFDEKLKVLGKEKLGK, from the coding sequence ATGGCAAAATTAGTATTGATTCGTCACGGTCAAAGTGAATGGAACTTATCTAACCAATTTACTGGTTGGGTTGACGTTGATTTAAGCGAAAAGGGTGTTGAAGAAGCTAAGGCTGCTGGTCAAAAAGTTAAAGAAGCAGGCTTAGAATTCGATTACGCCTTTACTTCAGTTTTGACTCGTGCCATCAAGACTTTGCACTATGTGCTTGAAGAATCCGACCAACTCTGGATTCCAGAAACCAAGACTTGGCGTTTAAACGAACGTCATTATGGTGCATTACAAGGATTGAACAAGAAGGAAACCGCTGAAAAATACGGTGACGACCAAGTTCATATCTGGCGTCGTTCTTATGATGTTTTACCTCCATTATTGAGTGCCGATGATGAAGGTTCAGCCGTTAACGATCGTCGTTACGCTGACTTAGACCCTAACATCGTCCCTGGTGGCGAAAACTTGAAGGTTACCTTGGAACGCGTTATGCCTTTCTGGGAAGACCAAATCGCACCTAAGTTATTAGACGGCAAGAATGTAATCATTGCTGCCCACGGTAACTCATTACGTGCCTTAAGCAAGTACATCGAACAAATCAGTGATGATGATATCATGGACCTTGAAATGGCTACTGGCGAACCAGTTGTCTATGACTTTGATGAAAAGTTAAAGGTTCTTGGTAAGGAAAAGTTAGGCAAATAA
- a CDS encoding cell wall hydrolase/muramidase has translation MKKWSTYNKNTSHKIVELSSIVVMSSVLGIILAKPVQGKADQTSSPSTTKVKAATSGATSEVSSISTITANSATNVSSATHQFSTATTTSQQASSATSNISTTTASKQISKSTTGKLNSNETATTSNSAATSVASTAPYIPAKSNVSFTDNIKSTIANTPTTVAAPAIPSHSTQFIDDSAPITSPTPVTTNSIHVRPFTVHSSFSFKPGQFLRFTLPNVALLRDDVEQGVPNYVKNFFIAIKPGAMIGWSQYHILPSISGAQALLESG, from the coding sequence ATGAAAAAATGGAGTACGTATAACAAGAACACTAGTCATAAGATTGTCGAACTCAGTTCTATTGTCGTAATGAGCAGTGTTTTAGGAATTATATTAGCAAAGCCTGTACAAGGGAAAGCTGATCAAACATCAAGTCCTAGTACCACTAAAGTTAAAGCCGCAACTTCAGGTGCTACCTCAGAAGTATCATCAATTAGTACAATTACGGCTAACAGTGCTACTAACGTGTCTTCAGCAACCCATCAATTTTCAACAGCAACTACTACTAGCCAGCAGGCCAGTTCAGCCACTAGTAATATTTCCACAACTACAGCAAGCAAACAAATATCTAAATCCACTACTGGTAAGCTAAATTCAAATGAGACAGCAACTACAAGTAATAGCGCGGCTACCTCCGTAGCCAGTACGGCACCATATATACCAGCAAAATCCAATGTCAGTTTCACCGACAACATCAAGTCAACTATTGCAAATACTCCGACAACGGTAGCAGCACCAGCTATTCCTAGTCATAGCACGCAATTTATTGATGATTCAGCCCCTATCACATCCCCGACACCCGTTACAACTAATTCTATCCATGTTCGACCATTTACAGTACATAGTTCATTTTCGTTTAAACCAGGTCAATTTTTACGCTTCACACTTCCTAATGTTGCTTTACTTCGCGATGACGTTGAACAAGGCGTTCCAAATTATGTAAAAAACTTTTTCATTGCAATTAAACCTGGTGCAATGATTGGGTGGTCACAATATCATATTCTACCATCCATTTCTGGAGCACAAGCATTACTCGAAAGTGGTTGA
- a CDS encoding L,D-transpeptidase: MKLTTKFILYLTLSFSGIVLLFGIRSMVRNSFAFEATRAQAASTSHSNSSHTKSKTRKSSVSHKTAAATATPVDWHGPSESNHPYPNVQNYPNLRIDVSVAKQRVYLKAGNKLLYTMLATTGKPGANATPKGDFVIQPERGLHFYNASLNEGANYWVSFKDHGVYLFHSVPVDASDHYIASKAALLGKRSDSHGCVRLSISDAKWMYEHIPVNTPVHIQ; the protein is encoded by the coding sequence ATGAAACTAACAACAAAGTTTATTCTATATCTAACCTTATCTTTTTCCGGAATAGTGCTACTATTTGGGATTAGAAGTATGGTTAGAAATAGTTTTGCTTTCGAAGCAACTAGGGCTCAAGCTGCCAGTACAAGCCACTCTAATTCAAGCCATACTAAATCTAAAACGCGTAAAAGTAGTGTCAGCCATAAAACAGCCGCTGCAACGGCAACCCCGGTTGATTGGCACGGCCCTTCTGAATCCAACCATCCTTATCCGAATGTGCAAAATTATCCCAACTTGAGGATTGATGTCTCCGTTGCAAAACAGCGGGTCTACCTGAAAGCTGGCAATAAGCTCCTGTACACAATGCTTGCCACTACCGGTAAACCCGGTGCAAATGCAACTCCCAAAGGCGATTTCGTTATCCAACCTGAACGCGGCCTGCATTTTTACAATGCTAGCTTGAACGAAGGTGCCAATTACTGGGTCTCATTTAAGGATCACGGCGTCTACCTCTTTCACTCGGTTCCAGTAGACGCATCCGATCACTATATTGCCAGCAAGGCAGCCTTACTCGGCAAAAGGTCCGATTCACATGGTTGCGTCCGCTTGTCCATTTCGGATGCTAAGTGGATGTACGAGCATATCCCAGTAAACACACCTGTTCATATCCAGTAA
- a CDS encoding quinone oxidoreductase family protein, with the protein MKKIIVNEYGSVDVLQEVVALKPVPGEKDVLIKVAAIGVNDPDIVMRKYGPFPTMPAEFRPTLPHMLGGDFSGIVEQVGAEVTKFQVGDHVMGYTKRGTYAQYIVLDQDDSLSQVPDQLDLIPLGGLYLTALTAWSAIMKNGHLQAGQKVLIHGGAGGVGSMAIQIAKAAGATVITTARS; encoded by the coding sequence ATGAAAAAAATTATTGTTAATGAATATGGTTCAGTTGATGTTCTGCAAGAAGTTGTCGCACTGAAGCCGGTTCCAGGAGAAAAAGATGTGTTGATTAAAGTTGCCGCAATAGGAGTCAATGATCCAGATATCGTGATGCGCAAGTACGGCCCGTTTCCAACGATGCCGGCGGAGTTTCGGCCGACGTTGCCGCACATGCTAGGTGGCGATTTTTCTGGAATTGTTGAGCAAGTTGGTGCTGAAGTCACCAAGTTTCAGGTCGGTGATCATGTGATGGGCTATACTAAACGGGGGACGTATGCGCAATACATCGTGCTTGATCAAGACGATTCGCTATCGCAAGTCCCTGACCAGCTAGACTTGATTCCACTTGGGGGACTTTACTTAACGGCATTAACAGCTTGGAGCGCCATTATGAAGAATGGGCACTTGCAAGCCGGGCAAAAAGTGTTAATTCATGGTGGCGCTGGTGGTGTTGGTAGTATGGCAATCCAGATTGCTAAGGCCGCGGGCGCAACTGTAATTACTACGGCTCGTTCGTAG
- a CDS encoding nuclear transport factor 2 family protein translates to MTVKINEERAVARVVHQQVQGMLEKNLELLDQVIAPNAKLVHITGTVQSKAEWLQQIRLGRMHYFSSHEVLFQVVVKGKQAQVVMRNELDARIYGFRNTWPLQSKVELVKGPHGWQIIASHASMY, encoded by the coding sequence ATGACAGTTAAAATTAATGAAGAACGGGCAGTTGCTCGTGTTGTTCACCAACAAGTTCAGGGAATGTTAGAAAAAAATCTTGAATTGCTTGATCAGGTAATCGCACCAAATGCTAAGTTAGTGCACATCACAGGAACTGTTCAAAGCAAGGCTGAATGGCTACAACAGATTAGACTTGGACGCATGCACTACTTTAGTAGTCATGAGGTTTTGTTTCAAGTGGTTGTAAAAGGGAAGCAGGCGCAAGTAGTCATGCGTAACGAGTTGGATGCACGCATCTATGGATTCCGGAATACGTGGCCTTTGCAATCCAAGGTCGAGTTAGTTAAGGGACCACACGGCTGGCAAATTATTGCCTCACACGCGTCGATGTATTAG
- a CDS encoding NAD(P)H-binding protein yields MKKGLIIGATGSIGSAARKILLAKTDVQLTLYSRRADRLKLIVDRETAVAGSVTDDDQLDQAIKGQDFVFVALNGDMDSFAAHIISAMERNGIQRLIFITTMGIYQEIPAWLGDSPEPYHNPILKSFRQAADRIEQSDLNYTIIRPGWYNNGPINYEITQKGESFGGHDISRDSIADYVMKLITEPALDNRASVGINTPE; encoded by the coding sequence ATGAAAAAAGGTTTAATTATTGGTGCAACCGGATCAATTGGTAGTGCCGCACGTAAAATATTGTTAGCAAAAACGGACGTACAGTTGACTTTATATTCGCGCCGTGCAGACCGGTTAAAGTTGATAGTTGATCGTGAAACGGCGGTGGCAGGGAGTGTCACTGATGATGATCAACTAGATCAAGCGATTAAAGGACAGGACTTTGTTTTTGTCGCATTAAATGGTGATATGGATAGCTTTGCAGCTCATATTATCTCAGCGATGGAACGCAATGGCATTCAACGATTAATTTTTATTACAACGATGGGAATTTATCAGGAAATTCCAGCGTGGTTAGGTGATTCGCCGGAACCTTACCACAATCCGATTTTAAAATCGTTTCGGCAGGCAGCTGACCGTATTGAACAATCAGATTTAAACTACACAATTATTCGTCCTGGTTGGTACAATAACGGGCCAATCAATTATGAAATTACGCAAAAGGGCGAATCATTCGGTGGTCATGACATTTCACGCGATAGCATTGCCGATTACGTCATGAAACTAATTACGGAACCAGCGCTCGACAACCGAGCTAGCGTTGGAATCAATACCCCAGAATAG
- a CDS encoding winged helix-turn-helix transcriptional regulator, whose translation MNESVSDENFLDCPFASVQKVVRGKWSMVILYFLSQRVLRFGELNRKVYPPVSPKVEYSLTPLGEKFLPVLNALENLAVDYQDYQA comes from the coding sequence ATGAATGAATCGGTATCGGATGAAAACTTTTTGGATTGTCCATTTGCCAGTGTTCAAAAAGTCGTTCGCGGAAAATGGAGCATGGTTATTCTGTATTTCCTTAGTCAGCGGGTCTTGCGTTTTGGTGAACTCAATCGCAAGGTTTATCCACCGGTGTCACCAAAGGTTGAATATTCACTCACCCCATTAGGAGAGAAGTTCTTGCCTGTTTTGAATGCTTTGGAGAACTTGGCGGTAGACTATCAGGATTACCAAGCTTAA